One Mercurialis annua linkage group LG3, ddMerAnnu1.2, whole genome shotgun sequence DNA window includes the following coding sequences:
- the LOC126674667 gene encoding uncharacterized protein LOC126674667, whose product MAWNQNYMQYRNFQYNCEICGDFGHTRADCHVLYPDWNGHANYMGDQWQASETYGWNDTWENFNENLNFNSSYHPHQNEWDFNSNFDNEPQQSPDFLQNWNVDEGSKIDEFIEEMRTGFQNQAAVNHRLETQISQLAILIQNIAQDGLPSTTESNLKEQVKVIELRSGKSLDSPYVTKVVQVDDVPINSDDEMAETPYVNALVGHHPTKVHVDAEKEQCEDGELETPIFHPITTSMSLNNESGEQFGITVLYKEFNKTFDFKDPFLEGFDSEYDGNNTKYMLHTPHVPYYRVQAYSISSEFYLKEPTRKKRKKMLPRRLPHVRLYF is encoded by the coding sequence atggcatggaatcaaaattatatgcagtaccgaaattttcagtataactgtgaaatttgtggggattttggtCATACTCGAGCTGACTGTCATGTACTCTATCCAGATTGGAATGGACATGCCAACTatatgggtgatcaatggcaagctagtgaaacttatggttggaacgatacttgggagaacttcaatgaaaatttgaactttaattcaagttatcacccacatcaaaacgaatgggatttcaattccaactttgataatgaaccacaacaatcaccggattttctgcaaaattggaatgtggatgaaggaagcaagattgacgaattcattgaggagatgagaaccggtttccaaaatcaagccgcggtcaaccaccgtcttgagacgcaaatttctcaattggctattttgattcaaaatatagctcaagatggtctaccatctacaacagaatcaaatctaaaagagcAAGTAAAAGTAATTGAGCTTCGAAGCGGAAAATCACTTGACAGTCCATATGTTACGAAGGTGGTTCAAGTTGACGATGTGCCAATCAATAGTGACGATGAGATGGCTGAAACTCCATATGTCAATGCCTTAGTTGGACATCATCCAACAAAGGTACATGTAGATGCCGAAAAAGAACAGTGTGAGGATGGTGAACTTGAAACTCCGATTTTCCACCCAATTACAACATCCATGagcttaaataatgaaagtggagagcaatttggtattacggtactctacaaggaatttaataaaacctttgattttaaagatccattcttagaagggtttgattccgagtatgatggaaataatactaaatatatgcttcatactcctcatgttccctactatagagtacaagcatactctatatcatccgagttttatttgaaggagccaacaaggaaaaagaggaagaagatgctaccaagacggcttcctcatgttaggttgtatttttag
- the LOC126674665 gene encoding uncharacterized protein LOC126674665 isoform X2, with product MPLSRVEDACAAMAFTRSKFRRDEVLDIYFKYSFPFDYRVILPGADMAASDSPGSSCRAVLFEEQFAAGLRFPLDSFLVEVCRDLKVALGQLYPGTIKVVLAFSEACRLRGYAPSLKVLYHFVDFRKCDGCFVFALGREGRSRIYLPCLTSRWRRRFFIVYHKFAFLHFSDGFSSHQVRSCPSPLSLSESKLAFDISSCGVVSRPILDVLVNSHLRRRWFPLEDPPRGLADLCYSFVQDLDVPMGGPDVPIANIIPGDIDVDVAPVDIPVAPVEITFPAGGEVIVVDDDDDLADPVGDEAVPSLLPPLASSTVSGGVGGVASEGPVVADSGGISLGRDPDSPSRKRRRVGDGSPSRESFPGNSSSAPDFRSGLFSWFLCSSICSGVERPRTVCRGGGRTSVFSFGDFRV from the exons atgcctcttagtcgagtggaagatgcatgcgctgctatggcttttacccgatcaaagtttcgtagggatgaagtcttagatatctattttaagtatagctttcctttcgattatagggtaatattacctggtgccgatatggctgcttcCGATTCTCCAGGATCTTCTTGTAGAGCGGTTCTCTtcgaagagcaatttgctgctggtcttaggtttcctttagattcatttttagtagaagtgtgtagggatttaaaggttgctctgggacaactttatcctggtacgattaaagtagtgctcgccttttcggaggcgtGTAGGCTCCGGGGTTAtgccccttctctcaaagtgttgtatcattttgtagattttaggaagtgtgatggttgcttcgttttcgcccttggcagagaagggcgatctcgtatttatcttccttgcctaaccagtcgctggcgaaggcgtttctttattgtttatcataaatttgcttttcttcatttttcggatggtttttcttctcaccAAGTTCGGAGCtgtccgtctcctttaagtttatccgagtcaaagCTTGCTTTCGACATATCTTCCTGTGGTGTTGTATCGCGTCCCATTCTAGATGTCTTGgtcaatagtcatcttcggcgtcgatggtttcctttggaggatcctcctcgaggcttggcggatctttgctactcttttgttcaag atttggatgttccgatgggtggtcctgatGTTCCTATCGCCAATattattcctggcgacattgACGTGGATGTGGCTCCTGTTGATATTCCCGTAGCTCCCGTTGAGATAACGTTCCCTGCGGGTGGCGAGGTTattgttgtagatgatgatgatgacttgGCTGATCCGGTAGGTGACGAGGCGGTTCCGTCGCtacttccccctctagcatcatctaCCGTCTCAgggggagttgggggtgtggcTTCAGAGGGGCcggttgttgctgattcgggagggatttctctaggtcgagacccggattctccgtctaggaaaagacgtcgagttggcgatggttctccatcgagggagagttttcctggaaactcttcttctgctccagatttccgatctggcttgttttcatggtttctct gctcttcaatctgttctggtGTTGAACGACCGCGgacagtgtgccgaggaggaggtcgaACGTCTGtcttctcttttggcgacttccgagtctga
- the LOC126674665 gene encoding uncharacterized protein LOC126674665 isoform X1: MCSSTCSSIYFLFDPYSVFMFVISCSRMPLSRVEDACAAMAFTRSKFRRDEVLDIYFKYSFPFDYRVILPGADMAASDSPGSSCRAVLFEEQFAAGLRFPLDSFLVEVCRDLKVALGQLYPGTIKVVLAFSEACRLRGYAPSLKVLYHFVDFRKCDGCFVFALGREGRSRIYLPCLTSRWRRRFFIVYHKFAFLHFSDGFSSHQVRSCPSPLSLSESKLAFDISSCGVVSRPILDVLVNSHLRRRWFPLEDPPRGLADLCYSFVQDLDVPMGGPDVPIANIIPGDIDVDVAPVDIPVAPVEITFPAGGEVIVVDDDDDLADPVGDEAVPSLLPPLASSTVSGGVGGVASEGPVVADSGGISLGRDPDSPSRKRRRVGDGSPSRESFPGNSSSAPDFRSGLFSWFLCSSICSGVERPRTVCRGGGRTSVFSFGDFRV; this comes from the exons atgtgttcttcaacgtgttcttcaatatattttttgtttgatccttattctgtgtttatgtttgtgatttcctgttctaggatgcctcttagtcgagtggaagatgcatgcgctgctatggcttttacccgatcaaagtttcgtagggatgaagtcttagatatctattttaagtatagctttcctttcgattatagggtaatattacctggtgccgatatggctgcttcCGATTCTCCAGGATCTTCTTGTAGAGCGGTTCTCTtcgaagagcaatttgctgctggtcttaggtttcctttagattcatttttagtagaagtgtgtagggatttaaaggttgctctgggacaactttatcctggtacgattaaagtagtgctcgccttttcggaggcgtGTAGGCTCCGGGGTTAtgccccttctctcaaagtgttgtatcattttgtagattttaggaagtgtgatggttgcttcgttttcgcccttggcagagaagggcgatctcgtatttatcttccttgcctaaccagtcgctggcgaaggcgtttctttattgtttatcataaatttgcttttcttcatttttcggatggtttttcttctcaccAAGTTCGGAGCtgtccgtctcctttaagtttatccgagtcaaagCTTGCTTTCGACATATCTTCCTGTGGTGTTGTATCGCGTCCCATTCTAGATGTCTTGgtcaatagtcatcttcggcgtcgatggtttcctttggaggatcctcctcgaggcttggcggatctttgctactcttttgttcaag atttggatgttccgatgggtggtcctgatGTTCCTATCGCCAATattattcctggcgacattgACGTGGATGTGGCTCCTGTTGATATTCCCGTAGCTCCCGTTGAGATAACGTTCCCTGCGGGTGGCGAGGTTattgttgtagatgatgatgatgacttgGCTGATCCGGTAGGTGACGAGGCGGTTCCGTCGCtacttccccctctagcatcatctaCCGTCTCAgggggagttgggggtgtggcTTCAGAGGGGCcggttgttgctgattcgggagggatttctctaggtcgagacccggattctccgtctaggaaaagacgtcgagttggcgatggttctccatcgagggagagttttcctggaaactcttcttctgctccagatttccgatctggcttgttttcatggtttctct gctcttcaatctgttctggtGTTGAACGACCGCGgacagtgtgccgaggaggaggtcgaACGTCTGtcttctcttttggcgacttccgagtctga
- the LOC130015366 gene encoding uncharacterized protein LOC130015366, with protein sequence MAWNQNYMQYRNFQYNCEICGDFGHTRADCHVLYPDWNGHANYMGDQWQASETYGWNDTWENFNENLNFNSSYHPHQNEWDFNSNFDNEPQQSPDFLQNWNVDEGSKIDEFIEEMRTGFQNQAAVNHRLETQISQLAILIQNIAQDGLPSTTESNLKEQVKIIELRSGKSLDSPYVTKVVQVDDVPINSDDEMAETPYVNALVGHHPTKVHVDAEKEQCEDGELETPIFHPITTSMSLNNESGEQFGITVLYKEFNKTFDFKDPFLEGFDSEYDGNNTKYMLHTPHVPYYRVQAYSISSEFYLKEPTRKKRKKMLPRRLPHVRLYF encoded by the coding sequence atggcatggaatcaaaattatatgcagtaccgaaattttcagtataactgtgaaatttgtggggatttCGGTCATACTCGAGCTGACTGTCATGTACTCTATCCAGATTGGAATGGACATGCCAACTatatgggtgatcaatggcaagctagtgaaacttatggttggaacgatacttgggagaacttcaatgaaaatttgaactttaattcaagttatcacccacatcaaaacgaatgggatttcaattccaactttgataatgaaccacaacaatcaccggattttctgcaaaattggaatgtggatgaaggaagcaagattgacgaattcattgaggagatgagaaccggtttccaaaatcaagccgcggtcaaccaccgtcttgagacgcaaatttctcaattggctattttgattcaaaatatagctcaagatggtctaccatctacaacagaatcaaatctaaaagagcAAGTAAAAATAATTGAGCTTCGAAGCGGAAAATCACTTGACAGTCCATATGTTACGAAGGTGGTTCAAGTTGACGATGTGCCAATCAATAGTGACGATGAGATGGCTGAAACTCCATATGTCAATGCCTTAGTTGGACATCATCCAACAAAGGTACATGTAGATGCCGAAAAAGAACAGTGTGAGGATGGTGAACTTGAAACTCCGATTTTCCACCCAATTACAACATCCATGagcttaaataatgaaagtggagagcaatttggtattacggtactctacaaggaatttaataaaacctttgattttaaagatccattcttagaagggtttgattccgagtatgatggaaataatactaaatatatgcttcatactcctcatgttccctactatagagtacaagcatactctatatcatccgagttttatttgaaggagccaacaaggaaaaagaggaagaagatgctaccaagacggcttcctcatgttaggttgtatttttag